In one Heterodontus francisci isolate sHetFra1 unplaced genomic scaffold, sHetFra1.hap1 HAP1_SCAFFOLD_106, whole genome shotgun sequence genomic region, the following are encoded:
- the LOC137361431 gene encoding syncytin-1-like, whose translation MLPSQEGIHVSPQRHLHNGNTKSPDSFCSRSNRTTHRPMPPRDSHTRRRIVARAISSDFCADWKDPITLGSSLGYGFLSALSLGGSAGVVAAKNRNYLICGLTILGNSTRRGLEAINRELSELRLYTQQTRYAIDYLLAQQGGVCMIVGDKCITNVRDESLNITEAINAIKDQLDDFRQGPKVGEDWLFGGGWGTWIMHSLVIVVVMLLFSAFQSIIKCLLTRYCGEMTTMTQLPERYRPTASEPPRSTSATDEVEIREVTRLAGIDVEGLNDHDYFKPPTSPLRIR comes from the coding sequence ATGTTACCGAGCCAAGAGGGGATTCATGTTTCTCCTCAACGGCACTTACACAACGGCAACACCAAATCTCCCGATTCGTTTTGCAGTCGGAGCAATAGGACCACTCACCGTCCCATGCCCCCAAGAGACTCTCACACTCGCAGGAGAATAGTGGCCCGGGCTATCAGTTCAGACTTCTGCGCCGATTGGAAGGATCCTATTACCCTGGGATCGTCACTGGGCTACGGATTCCTTAGTGCTCTCTCGCTGGGAGGATCGGCGGGAGTCGTAGCTGCTAAGAATAGGAATTATCTCATTTGCGGCCTAACTATCCTGGGAAATAGCACTAGAAGGGGTCTGGAAGCCATCAATCGAGAGCTATCCGAACTGCGACTATACACCCAACAGACCCGTTATGCTATAGACTACCTCCTGGCCCAGCAAGGGGGAGTGTGTATGATCGTGGGGGACAAATGTATTACCAATGTACGGGATGAATCGCTCAACATCACCGAGGCCATTAACGCCATTAAAGACCAGCTTGATGATTTCAGGCAGGGCCCTAAAGTAGGAGAGGATTGGCTGTTTGGCGGTGGCTGGGGAACCTGGATTATGCATTCTTTGGTAATAGTCGTGGTTATGCTCCTTTTTTCCGCCTTCCAAAGCATCATTAAGTGCCTCCTGACCCGATATTGTGGGGAAATGACTACCATGACCCAGCTCCCCGAACGTTATCGTCCCACCGCTTCGGAGCCTCCCAGAAGCACCTCTGCTACTGACGAGGTGGAAATCAGGGAGGTTACCCGACTGGCAGGTATTGATGTTGAAGGACTTAATGATCACGACTACTTTAAGCCCCCTACCTCTCCGCTCCGCATACGATGA